In Massilia antarctica, the following are encoded in one genomic region:
- the pnuC gene encoding nicotinamide riboside transporter PnuC, with the protein MIGALEIAANAGATAAILLAGRNNVHTWWTGIVGCALFGVLFYQSNLYADVALQGFFVVSSVAGWVQWRRGRAGSELPISHAKIGAVAWIVPAGVAATAAYGALLHHYTNAYAPFIDSAVLVFSVVAQLLLMQRKVENWAFWILVNTVAVPLYASRGLYLTAFLYACYWVNAIVSWLWWRRLARQGA; encoded by the coding sequence GTGATCGGCGCCCTTGAAATCGCGGCCAACGCGGGGGCCACCGCCGCCATCCTGCTGGCCGGGCGCAACAACGTGCACACATGGTGGACCGGCATCGTCGGCTGCGCCCTGTTCGGCGTGCTGTTCTACCAGTCGAATCTGTATGCCGACGTGGCGCTGCAAGGCTTTTTCGTCGTATCGAGCGTGGCGGGATGGGTGCAGTGGCGCCGCGGCCGGGCGGGCAGCGAGCTGCCGATCAGCCACGCGAAGATCGGCGCAGTGGCCTGGATCGTTCCGGCCGGCGTGGCGGCGACCGCTGCCTACGGCGCGCTGCTGCATCACTACACCAACGCGTACGCACCATTCATCGATTCCGCCGTGCTGGTGTTCAGCGTCGTGGCACAACTGCTGCTGATGCAGCGCAAAGTCGAAAACTGGGCGTTCTGGATTCTGGTGAACACGGTCGCGGTGCCGCTGTACGCCAGCCGCGGCCTGTACCTGACCGCGTTCCTGTACGCCTGCTACTGGGTCAACGCGATCGTGTCGTGGCTGTGGTGGCGCCGGCTGGCGCGCCAGGGCGCATGA
- a CDS encoding bifunctional nicotinamide-nucleotide adenylyltransferase/Nudix hydroxylase, translated as MNAQINENSSDVAVLIGRFQPFHRGHVVLLQRALVSAPHVVLVLGSSFQARNAKNPFTWEERAAMIGATLSEEERARVSFVAVRDYYDDTLWAAAVRKAVAQSAPDAVHVALVGHFKDASSYYLNHFPKWENIVVESERAVDATCVRRVFFEAEDLEISLSVLDDMVPRAVRQYLKAWALLPHYGALVEEHRRIVAYKTAWKSAPYAPIFTTADAVVVSGGNVLLIRRGGYPGKGQWAVPGGFVEQRERLLHAAIRELAEETKLALLGSTLEGMLVDVKVFDHPDRSQRGRTITHAHFFDLQTENLPPVEASDDASHAAWIPIVELAGMEDQFFEDHFHILDSFLSLSEEPS; from the coding sequence ATGAACGCACAAATCAACGAAAATTCAAGCGACGTCGCCGTTCTGATCGGCCGCTTCCAGCCTTTCCACCGCGGGCACGTCGTGCTGCTGCAGCGCGCCCTGGTCAGCGCTCCGCACGTGGTGCTAGTGCTGGGCTCCTCGTTCCAGGCCCGCAACGCGAAAAATCCATTCACCTGGGAAGAGCGCGCCGCGATGATCGGCGCCACCCTGAGCGAGGAAGAGCGCGCACGGGTCAGTTTTGTCGCGGTGCGCGACTACTACGACGACACCCTGTGGGCGGCGGCGGTGCGCAAGGCGGTCGCGCAAAGCGCGCCGGACGCGGTGCACGTGGCCCTGGTGGGGCACTTCAAGGATGCATCGAGCTATTACCTGAATCATTTCCCGAAATGGGAAAACATCGTCGTCGAATCGGAACGGGCCGTCGACGCCACCTGCGTGCGGCGCGTATTCTTCGAGGCCGAAGACCTGGAGATTTCGCTCAGCGTGTTGGACGACATGGTGCCGCGCGCGGTGCGCCAGTACCTGAAAGCCTGGGCGCTGCTGCCGCACTACGGCGCGTTGGTGGAAGAGCACCGCCGCATCGTGGCCTACAAAACGGCCTGGAAAAGCGCGCCGTACGCGCCCATCTTCACCACCGCCGACGCGGTGGTGGTCAGCGGCGGCAATGTGCTGCTGATCCGGCGCGGCGGCTATCCGGGAAAAGGGCAGTGGGCCGTGCCCGGCGGCTTTGTCGAACAGCGCGAGCGCCTGCTGCACGCCGCCATTCGCGAGCTGGCCGAGGAAACCAAGCTGGCGCTGCTCGGCTCCACGCTCGAAGGCATGCTGGTCGACGTCAAGGTGTTCGACCATCCCGACCGCAGCCAGCGTGGCCGCACCATCACCCACGCCCACTTCTTCGACCTGCAAACCGAGAACCTGCCGCCGGTGGAAGCGTCGGACGACGCCTCGCACGCCGCCTGGATTCCCATTGTGGAGCTGGCGGGCATGGAAGACCAGTTCTTCGAGGACCACTTCCACATTCTCGACTCGTTCCTGTCGCTGAGCGAGGAGCCGTCATGA
- a CDS encoding ADP-ribosylglycohydrolase family protein, which produces MTGTRDRYRGSLLGLACGDAVGTTVEFSPRGSFAPVTDMSGGGPFRLKAGQWTDDTSMALCLAESFLVKGVFDAADQINRYRNWWQRGYLSSTGACFDIGMTVQDALSRYAVTGNPFSGSTNPRSAGNGSLMRLVPAVLFAYPDRARVLQHAADSSRTTRGAPEAVQACQLFAGILSAALDGQQKSALLASAGFMPTEPKLAAIASGAFLDKADGQIQGTGYAVDSLEAALWCFFHTDSYEAAVLRATNLGDDADTTAAITGQIAGAWYGVDAIPARWLEQITMRAEIDDMACRLFDRFHEANRETMA; this is translated from the coding sequence ATGACCGGCACGCGCGACCGTTATCGCGGCAGCTTGCTGGGGCTGGCCTGCGGCGACGCCGTCGGCACCACCGTGGAGTTTTCTCCGCGCGGCTCGTTCGCTCCGGTGACCGACATGAGTGGCGGCGGCCCTTTCAGGCTCAAGGCGGGCCAGTGGACCGACGACACCTCGATGGCGCTGTGCCTGGCCGAGAGCTTCCTGGTCAAGGGCGTCTTCGATGCGGCTGACCAGATCAACCGCTACCGCAATTGGTGGCAGCGGGGCTACCTCAGTTCGACCGGCGCCTGTTTCGACATCGGCATGACGGTGCAGGATGCCCTGTCGCGCTATGCCGTCACCGGCAATCCGTTCAGCGGTTCGACCAACCCGCGCAGCGCCGGCAACGGCTCGCTGATGCGGCTCGTGCCGGCGGTACTGTTTGCCTATCCGGACCGCGCGCGCGTGCTCCAGCATGCCGCCGACAGCTCGCGCACCACGCGTGGCGCACCGGAAGCGGTGCAGGCCTGCCAGCTGTTTGCGGGGATCTTGAGCGCGGCGCTCGACGGCCAGCAAAAAAGCGCGCTGCTGGCCAGCGCCGGCTTCATGCCGACCGAGCCGAAACTGGCGGCGATAGCAAGCGGCGCGTTTCTCGACAAGGCCGACGGCCAGATCCAGGGCACCGGCTACGCCGTCGATTCGCTGGAAGCGGCGCTGTGGTGCTTCTTTCATACCGACAGCTACGAAGCGGCCGTGCTGCGTGCGACCAACCTGGGCGACGACGCCGACACCACGGCCGCCATCACCGGCCAGATCGCCGGCGCCTGGTACGGCGTGGACGCTATTCCGGCACGCTGGCTTGAGCAAATCACCATGCGCGCGGAGATCGACGACATGGCTTGCCGCCTGTTCGACCGTTTTCATGAAGCGAATCGCGAGACCATGGCGTGA